A portion of the Lolium rigidum isolate FL_2022 chromosome 1, APGP_CSIRO_Lrig_0.1, whole genome shotgun sequence genome contains these proteins:
- the LOC124685413 gene encoding membrane-anchored ubiquitin-fold protein 3-like, protein MAGGKEPIEVKFRLFDGTDIGPNKYDPATTVTALKEFVLSRWPQDKDIVPKTLNDVKLINAGRILENNKTLGESRVPVGEVPGGVITMHVVVRPPQSDKSEKHLSNSPKQNRCGCTIL, encoded by the exons ATGGCCGGCGGGAAAGAGCCGATCGAGGTCAAGTTTCGGCTGTTCGACGGCACGGACATCGGGCCCAACAAGTACGAccccgccaccaccgtcaccgcgctCAAGGAGTTCGTCCTCTCCCGGTGGCCGCAGG ATAAAGACATTGTTCCAAAAACTCTCAATGACGTGAAGCTCATCAATGCTGGAAGGATACTGGAGAACAACAAAACTCTTGGCGAGTCCCGAGTCCCGGTAGGAGAAGTTCCAGGAGGTGTGATCACAATGCATGTTGTCGTACGCCCTCCCCAAAGTGACAAAAGTG aGAAGCATCTCTCGAATTCTCCCAAGCAGAACAGATGTGGATGCACGATATTGTGA